One window from the genome of Asterias amurensis chromosome 12, ASM3211899v1 encodes:
- the LOC139945216 gene encoding monocarboxylate transporter 12-like, whose amino-acid sequence MSDDGNPRGSWFAVLCRLVSGLMWVGIFKGLGIMLPTFTEQFTTESWLIGWLMVLVSGSIYLTGVFAAPLESIFGTRAVIVASGFMVGGSVIAASFATSVVQLTVILALGFGPGISFAMILSKSLIGRCFKTNYATANGIGQIGSPLGLILMAPLVQLLLDTYGWRGAMLLLGGISLHLVVCGALLPQPLAEKQNQESYQQVPSCEETKSKLRGDNESSSRIQLLKAVLMTIKRSFGISVCLQKTFWIPTVIATSNRLLHTLWSVYYVDHILNKGFSAEDAIVFCIAAGLAKLTAKLLIGPLVDRGVLKLRTLMAILLTLCAITLLTDPWVNSYWLAIVNVAIYDFSNGGVSSLVDVYMRELIGPELLTCAFSWMELVAGIVISCSGFFPGLIHDQTGSYDLAFVMMGCVSTTALVVLVAESLLLKKKIGDFLKSEA is encoded by the exons ATGTCTGACGATGGCAATCCCCGTGGAAGCTGGTTCGCCGTATTATGTCGACTCGTTTCAGGGTTGATGTGGGTTGGAATTTTTAAGGGTCTAGGCATCATGCTGCCGACTTTTACGGAACAATTTACAACCGAATCTTGGCTGATCGGCTGGTTGATGGTTTTAGTCAGTGGCTCCATCTACCTAACTG GTGTCTTTGCAGCACCACTTGAATCTATATTTGGAACTAGGGCTGTGATCGTAGCGAGTGGATTCATGGTCGGGGGATCTGTGATTGCTGCCTCCTTCGCAACGAGTGTCGTTCAACTCACCGTAATATTAGCTCTTGGATTCG GACCTGGGATAAGTTTTGCTATGATATTGTCCAAATCGTTGATTGGTCGCTGTTTCAAGACTAACTATGCTACGGCCAATGGTATTGGACAGATAGGGAGTCCATTGGGATTGATTCTTATGGCTCCTTTAGTCCAATTACTTCTTGATACCTACGGGTGGCGTGGAGCTATGCTTTTGCTTGGTGGAATTAGTTTACATCTTGTCGTTTGTGGCGCTCTTCTCCCACAACCATTAGCAGAAAAGCAAAACCAAGAGTCATATCAACAAGTGCCCTCTTGTGAAGAAACGAAATCAAAATTACGAGGAGACAACGAGTCAAGTTCCAGAATACAACTTTTGAAAGCAGTTTTAATGACGATAAAACGTAGTTTTGGTATCTCCGTCTGTTTGCAGAAAACTTTCTGGATACCAACTGTCATAGCCACATCCAACAGATTGTTACATACGTTATGGAGTGTGTACTACGTCGATCACATACTCAATAAAGGTTTCAGTGCTGAAGATGCTATTGTATTTTGCATAGCTGCAGGATTGGCCAAATTAACTGCGAAGTTACTGATTGGTCCCCTCGTTGACAGAGGTGTCTTAAAGTTACGAACTCTCATGGCAATATTACTAACATTGTGCGCAATAACTTTATTGACCGATCCGTGGGTGAACTCATACTGGCTAGCGATAGTGAATGTGGCAATTTATGACTTTTCGAATGGTGGAGTTTCTTCATTAGTTGACGTCTACATGAGGGAGTTGATTGGCCCAGAGTTACTCACGTGTGCGTTCAGTTGGATGGAATTGGTGGCTGGAATTGTTATCTCTTGCAGTGGTTTTTTCCCAG GTTTGATACACGACCAGACTGGAAGCTACGACTTGGCTTTTGTCATGATGGGGTGTGTTTCTACCACAGCATTGGTGGTGCTTGTTGCAGAGAGcctattgttaaaaaaaaaaatcggcgACTTCTTGAAGAGTGAGGCTTGA